Genomic DNA from Mycobacterium stomatepiae:
ACTGCACACCGGGTTCGGTTGTGGAGACAGTCAGGGTGCGCCCCGTCTGCGGATCCTCGGCCCTGGCCGCCTCGACGAGCCCAGCGTTGTTGTCGCGGTTGATCACCCAGTTGTGGTCGTAACCGTGAGCCAACAACAGCTGCGGGTCATTCGCGGAGATATGCGTGCCGATCGCGGTCGGTGCGGTGAAATCGAACGGCGTGCCCTGCACCCGGGCGATCTGGCCGGTAGGGATCTGCGCAAGGTCGGTAGGCGTGTAGTTGTCCGCGTGGATGGTGAGCCTCTGGCCGTAGATATCGAGCGTGTCCTCGCCTGCCAGGTTGAAGTAGCTGTGATTGGTCAGGTTGATCACCGTCGGCGCATCGGTGGTCGCGTGGTAGTCGATGCGCAGTTCGTTCTTCTGGTTCAGGGTGTAGGTGACAATGGTCGTCAGTGTTCCGGGGTAACCCATTTCGCCTGCGGGACTGACATATTGAAGCTTCACGCCCACGCGGTCGCTACTGTTCTGCTGACTGGCCTGCCACACCTTCGTATCGAAACCCGCGGTGCCGCCATGCAGGCTGTTGCCATCGTTGTTGATCGGCAGGTGATACTCGTTGCCGCTCAACGAGAAGGTGCCCTTGGCGATCCGGTTGCCATAGCGGCCGACGATCGCGCCGAAATAGGTCTTGGCGGATCCGGTGTTGTCCAGGTAACCGGCCAGGGTCGGAAAGCCCAACACCACATTGCCGACATGCCCGGTGCGATCAGGGACCTCGATCGACTGAATAATGCCGCCGTAGGTCAGGATTCGCACGCGCATGCCGTGCCCGTTGGTGAGCGTGTAGCGGGTCACCGGGGTTCCATCCACCTGACCGAACGGCTCGTCGGCGATCGACGGCGGCTCTGCGGGCGCGGTGGTCGTGTCGCTGCATGCCGCCAAGCCCACGGCACCGAGCGCGATCAGTTGAAGCAATCTTTTACTGCTCATGATGAGTCAAGGATCGTCCATTCGCAGCAACAGGTCGAGGCATCCGATCCAGTCAGACGAAAGGGTCGTCGAGCGCGAGCACCAGCTTGCCGGTGTTGTCACCGCGAAACAGTGCCAACAAGACCTCGGGAAAGTCGCTGACGTCGCCGCGCACAACCTGCTCACGCGAACGCAATTCACCGCGGTGCAGCCAATTCGCCAGCTGCGCAACGCCTTCACCGTATCGGTCGGCGTAGTCGAAGATCACGAAGCCGGTCATGGAAGCGCGAGCAACCAGCAGCTGCATGTAGTTGCGCAGCCCGCTGAGCTCACCGGTCGCGTTGTACTGCGAGACGGCCCCGCAGAGCACGACGCGTGCGCCGAGAGCCAGCCGCGACAGCACGGCCTCCAGGACCTTTCCCCCTACGTTGTCGAAGAAGACGTCAATCCCATTGGGCGCGTGCGCCTTGAGCTGCTTGCGCAGATCGTCTGCCTTGTAGTCGATGGCAGCGTCGAAGCCGAGCTCTTCCACCAGCCAGCGGCACTTGTCTTGGCCGCCGGCGATGCCGATCGTACGGCACCCGTTGATCCGTGCGATCTGTCCGACGACGCTGCCGACCGAACCGGCAGCCCCCGACACGACGACGGTCTGGCCGGGCCGCGGTGAGCAGCCCGAAATAGGCCGTCAGCCCGCTGATGCCAAGGGCACCGAGATGCACCGGAGCGGGCGCGAGGGTGGTGTCGACTCGGGTGACGCCGGCACCGTCGGAAAGCGCGTAGCGCTGGACGCCGAAGGTGCCATACGTCTCGTCACCGACCGCGAAATCCGGGTGCCGCGACTCGATGACGCGTCCGATGCCAGCGGCGCGCATCACCTCGCCGATCTCCACCGGCGGCACATACGACCGGCCCGCGTTCATCCATGTCCGCATCGCCGGATCGACCGACACGTACTCGACCCGCACCAGGAACTCGCCGTCGGCCGGGGTCCCGGCGGGCGCGTCCGTGATCTGCCAATCCGATTGCTTGGGCAGGCCGACCGGACGCGCCGCCAGCC
This window encodes:
- a CDS encoding aldose epimerase family protein gives rise to the protein MSSKRLLQLIALGAVGLAACSDTTTAPAEPPSIADEPFGQVDGTPVTRYTLTNGHGMRVRILTYGGIIQSIEVPDRTGHVGNVVLGFPTLAGYLDNTGSAKTYFGAIVGRYGNRIAKGTFSLSGNEYHLPINNDGNSLHGGTAGFDTKVWQASQQNSSDRVGVKLQYVSPAGEMGYPGTLTTIVTYTLNQKNELRIDYHATTDAPTVINLTNHSYFNLAGEDTLDIYGQRLTIHADNYTPTDLAQIPTGQIARVQGTPFDFTAPTAIGTHISANDPQLLLAHGYDHNWVINRDNNAGLVEAARAEDPQTGRTLTVSTTEPGVQFYTSNFIGGAFTGTSGHIYRQGAGFTMETQHYPDSPNHPNFPTTTLNPGQTYDSTTVFAFGTE